The Gossypium arboreum isolate Shixiya-1 chromosome 2, ASM2569848v2, whole genome shotgun sequence region ATAAGATACAATTGGAGACAAGCTAAACCCAATAATGTAACTGTAAAAATGATCAAATGAAAATGAGTTTAGACCAGGTCTTAGCAATTTATCTAGGAATTAGGCATGTGGAAACATAAGCAATGATTGTAAGATAGGCTGAAAGGAAATTTTTCACCTAGAATTTGGTTTAGGACAAAAGATAGTGTTATAGTTAGTATAATAGATATCATAGGAAGTAAATACTACGTTACTTGGACTTGGGTGTGAATGTCAGATATAGGTATGTATCCGACACAGGTATCAgtcttttctaagtttttccataTATTTGGATGATCATTGAAGGTCAAATCCCCATATCAGTGTCTCGGACACAGGTAATTCAGTAAAAATGAAGAGTCTAAGTAACATAGAGTAAATACCCAACAAGTAACAACATTCAACATATGACTGCAAAGATTAGGTGAGAGAGAGAGGAAAAGATGGCCATTTTTTTCCATGGGTAGAAGATGGAAAACTAATGATTACTAGTAACCAAATTAAGTTAAAACAAGACAGACCATAATTGGTTGCCGATAGCATGTTGGATGTTTCCATATTAATTGATATGCAAAACATCACTATGAGTTGGCAACTTTTAAGTCTCCATATAAATTACCTAAGCTAGTGTTTTGGATGCTTGAAAAAGAAATTGTTTTAAACAAAGTGAATAGGATTTATTAGCTAATAACCAAAGCCAATAAAAGTAAATTTGGTTCTAGTTCTGCCCTAGAATATCTAAAATTGTCTAGAATTCCTTACGTTCCTTGACCTTTAAGCCAATGGtgcaaaatgaaaagaaaatccaGCAATTTTATCAGTTATAATTGTCATGGAAAGACCCAGTAGAACCTAAACAGAAAAATCTAAataccaaaaaaaataaaaatcaactcGAACTTAAATAACTTGAAACCGTTAACAATAAGAATAACATACCCCATGGGAACTCCTTGTTGCGAATGTGCAAATATGGGTATGCCTGCAAACATTCAAACATCATGACAGCATCCAATTATAAAAATTAacaacaaaaatatattttttaaaaatatataattaaaattaaacatagtAAAAGTAAGCTTACAGGAGGCTCTTCATGGTGGGGATGACCTTTTGATAGGTTATAAATCGCTAAAACAGTGCAGGTAGCAACACCTAAATATGTTATCTTTTCCCATTTTGCGGTTTCAtctgcaaatatatatataaattcgtgttaaaacaaaaatatatatctGATTTTTCCAAGCTGTTATAAGATTTTCTTTTCCTAAGATCCAAAACTACGATTCTTTTAATaatctaaattttattttacttactCTATTTCTAACATAGATTCAATTAAAATCAAAAGGTTAAACTAGATAATAAAACCCTAAAGTACAAAATTGTTTTGCAACAACTCAAAATATAGGAAatcaatatattaataaaataaaattgatccAAATcagataaaatattaaaaaatagaaggAAGGTTGCATACAAGCATCATCGTGATGAGAAGAGGAAGCGAAGCCACGCTTGGGAGGAGCAGTAGGACGAGAGCCGCCGCGAAGGGCTGCTCGTAGGAGACCAGATCGAACACTCGCCATCGCCATTTTTATCGATTTCTTTTTTCTCTACGACTTGAAACCCTTGTTTTCTTATACGCTATATATTTTAGTCAACAATTAGATTAGACCAAACGAGAAGGGTTTCGCACGTGCAAAGTGCGTGGCTTTTTCCcctttattttttgttttctaaaaaaaaaaatctgataATATTGCAAAACAAACgtgaatataaaattttaatataatggtAAAAATATTATAGAGGCTTTTGTAGGGGTCGGATTTAGTTTTGCTTCTCTactcaataaattgaaaaattagtcTATTGACATTAGATCAAATAATAAATTGGTGCTTCTGATAAAAATTTCTATCTATTTTTACAGTTAAAAATTGGTATTTGTACATTAAAGTTGTCCATGAGCTGAATCGGTCTGTCCAAAAGACCCATTCACTATTCaaagattaataaaatattaaaagcatatttttatttgatattctatatattttataattaaatttaaatttttaaaaaaattattatttaaattgaattcaaGTCAGGTAGAAAAGTAAAAATACTTGTCCAAGCCTAGTCCAAGTAGGGTTGGGCCTAATACACATGACACAATACATGTAATTGTTTAGTTATTCCATTAGCTATgtcaatttttaacagtaaaaatggataaaattttaatagaaatgataAATTTACTCCCGGTCTAATGCATAGGGACTAGTTTACTTATTTTTgagtaaaatgataaaatacaatctaactccAAGTACAAGAGATTCAATGATACTTTTACCCAATATAATATACTTAAATATCTATACTATATTTAATTTACCTAACTAAATTGATGTCACGAATCAATTAATACCATCTTAATtagataaattatttaaaagtcatttttaataaaataataaatattaatataatgataTTTTTCTAAATATTGAACTTAGGTTAtgagttttttttatttaaataattacctTACCGCTTTGTTTTCTATTCAATTattgaataaatttttataaatatatttttaatattaactttttcttttaaatgttataaaatcaagtgataataattaaaatgtatcataattttattttcaatacacTTAATAATGAGAAACACAAAACACTATATGCAAAATGCAAATAaagatcataaaaatataatatttatcttttTCTAATTCtcaattatgatttttaaaatatatattaacaattataaaataaaaaattaataatgacaTAATTGAATGTACAATACATTCAAGCTCGAACATGTAGTTGAGTTACGTGACAAAAATAATAACTTGTACGTATCAATGAGTTTAGATTTTCCATTCAACTAAATTCATATAATTTTTAAGCTTTATGTTGGGTTGACTGTTTATTTATGCTAAATTATGAAGTCTAAATTTCAAAGCTAAAATATACTTTaatcttacttttatttttagaaatttagatTCTTTACTTATTGGATTTAAAAAATAAGGTCCAACGGTTATCATTGTTATAAATTAGTCCATGTTAATAATGAAGTTGGGAGTTCAATTCTTATCCATGAGAATGAAATACATTTCATTACCTGTTATTTACTTCATTAAAAAACACCCAATAATGAGAGGAATAATCATTGCTAATTACAATAAATAttctaattttttataaaaatccaTATTATGATATTGTTGACTTCACCATGGACATGGGTTGTATTTAATGCACCATTAGGGTCAAGCCGTAGTAGTTGGGTCAGGTATAGAAGAAAGGCCACCGAGACCAAGCCCCCACTGCCCATTCCCCCTTGCCTTTACTCACATAGTCACACTCACACACTAAATTATGGATTGACCTTGAAGCCTTCAGGGAAAGGGCGAAGTCTATTGCACTTTGATGACAATGGTTTTTTTGTAGTGGAGTTCACGAGCCATTGAAAACGAAAGGGGTTGGGTTGTGTTTTTCTTAACGGCATTGAATTTATTAGCTTCATTCACACCAAACTCTTAGTTGACATTTTGGAATAGACTTGTACATGGTTAGGCTATTTACTTAGTTCGAAAGTCTGTCCAACATTTGAGAAGTTTAGACAAAAATGTTAAGACTCGAAAAATAAGTTTGGATAAAAAAATTAGGCCCATTTAAAATATGGGCTGAGTTCAGATTAAAACATTCAATGTCCGAACCCGACCCGACTCATGAATATCTCTATTTGAGAATATGAAGATTTTGATTTTTACTCTGTCCAAATATATTTTGTTAATAAGTTTAATAGTTCCCCTAGTCATTTTACTTTTtgagattttaaaattattattattatttttacttttaattccAAAAATTCAGTCGCTCGACTTCTATAATTCAAAATCTAATTCATAATACCGGAAATGAACTTCCATTAAAATTGAATGTGTAACAATTTAATATTAGAAAGTTAGATTTAAGAATTAAAATTACAACCCCTCCAAAAAAATGAATTAAAGttttaattgataaaatataaacaaaatttcACAAAAGTTAATcaatactttaatttttaaatcaaggaaataaaaggactaaatttcaaaagtGTGAAGAATACATACCCGAAGCATAATTCTACCTTTATTGATACAACATATCACGGCTATATTAACATGCAAAATACATGGAATTATGAAAGTGAAGGGGCTGGATTGGGTTTTCCAACGGCGTTGAATTTATTGGCTTCAGTCAGCATTCAGCTCAAAGTTCTTAGTTGGCAAGTAGAACTTTCTATGAATCACTTAGATTATATTTGTGAGctgtaataattattaaaatatatttttgacatcgttttaaatttatttataggtTTTTTTTACTGTATTTAAAGAGTTAACTATTTGTTATTGTGAATTGAGTTTTATCTTAATTGATATGAGTATTGTCAATGCAGAAAATCGTAGATTCGAGTTTGTAAAAGTGCATTATCGTATTTATGGGTTAGGGAAGGGCTGTGGGTAGTTCTAAACATTGTGTCAAAAAAAGCATATATGATTATAAccaataatgaaattattataaataaaaaaatatcgaAAACCGTAAAATTATCGgaaacccaattttttttttgggggggggggatacaaaaagaaagaaacaagaaAACTAAATTAGAATTACCCCCTCTCTACAAGCATCACTATGGAAAGGGTTCAAGGCTTACCGACAGCGTCTCAAGATGAACCAGACCTCTCTTAATGTTCTGAGCTAAATTTGTCAAGTGGTCCACGCAACTATTTCCTTCACGATGAATGTGACTAACCTCAATTACCCATCCTTCTTTTACCGAGTTAAGGCAATCTTTAACCAAAGTACCTAGCAAATGATTATTCTCAAAATGTTGTTGAAGAAATTGTGCCACTAGTAGCACATCTAACTCCAACATGAGCTGACGAATTCTCAAGGATTTTGCGAGACAAAAATCGGCTCGAAACCCAATAATTCTGCTTGTAGGTTGTCTGTTATCCCGATATTCACCATAAATCCTCCAATCCAATGAGCCTCGCTATCTCGGATAAGACCCTTGATTGAAGCTAAGCATGAGCGAGATTTTACATCCCTATCTGAGTTGAGTATGTAACTTCCTTAATGCGGTTTTGTCCATTTAATCCAACATGGTCCTCAAACTAACCTTGGCATAACAACACTCATGCCAACAAAGATGTATGTAACAAACTTCTAAGCATATTGCAACACTCGCAAACCTGTTGACCATCTCCTATTCTCCATTTGCAACCAAATTTGATAACAAGTTACGTCCTTAAAATCCCATGCCTAGTAGAAGAAGCATTTGACTTTTGTTCCACCTCCATAAAGGATGCAGCACGCAAATATTTCTTCCAGAAAACTTCGCACCACAAGGAATTCTGCTTGTTAAAGAAACTCCAAGTAGCCTTTGATACAATGACTAGATTATTTAGTAAATAACAAGCATTACTACGACGATATTTGtatctttttatatttaaatCTAGAAAAATACGCATGATGAGATTTGAAGTTAAAATATCATGGTATTTAATAtctcaagtttaccatttcaactAAAGCCTCATTTATTTGATTTGTCaagtttttataaatatatttgttatagaAAAGTTTACACCCACATTATGAATGTgccataattaattttataaacataaaatagaTATTAAAATACCTTAATTTCACATGAAAATTAACTATTTAATGAGATaaagttaaaaaataattaaaatataatataaaaattaaagaaacatGATCGAATAATTGgtacttaattaaaacaaaatctttatttataatgttattaatcaCATTGAAATCCTTTTATCATAACAAAATCAGGAGGATTTAAAATATTTCCTTCTCATCACTTTTTTATAAATACTGCAAAGCGTccgataaaaaaaaaaataaacgcatcactaaaaaaataaatacctATTCAAAGGGACCAATAGCCTATTGATATTCCAAAATATACAGCTTGAAATTAAAAAGGAACCATTGACCATAATATTAATCTAAATTTATATTAGACCACGAAttattgacaaaaaaattatttacaaTAAAAATGTTAGATTTTGTATATGTATCACAtgtgaaaaaaaataatttacaaaaataattaaaatgtttgTATAATGAAAGTAGTATAGCATTACACGTATTGTGAGGTGAGGTCCATTATCGTTACAGTGCCTGCACTTTAATCCACCGTTTGGTTCTGCATTTCTGATGGTCATCATCCCTCATCAATGCAACAGCTACTGGGCGATTGAAGTTCCAAATACAGGCCTTCATCACCGTCGATATCATCAAGATCAAGCGAGTACAGTACATCTTCCCTACTCCAACCCGCACGCAATAACACAACCGACAAAACCCGCGTATGCCACGCGGCGTCATCTCCGTCGATCAAGGGTCGGGTCCCAATTTTTGGTTTAATCTGTGTTTGATCACAGCCGTCCATCATCATCATGTCCTTCACCTCCTCTTCTCTCCACCCTCCATCTCTCAACctccagaacacttcctccaaacaCCCGCCTAACCTGAACTCCTCCTCTTCCTTTCTCCACCACCACCCCGTCGTCACCCCACGCGCCACCACCCTCCTCCCTTTCTCCGCCACGTCCGTCCAAAACTCGATCCTCCGAGCCGCTGTCGCCGCCCAAGCCGGCACTTTGTTATCAACGCCATTCCTTCTCTTCCTCATGAAAGGCTTGAAAACCCCACCTCTCCTCAAAAACTCAACCTCTTGAAAAAACCTATTAACATCAAAGCTCAATATCCTAACCTCCTCACCGTCGACGTAAAAAACAGGGTTTCCCGCCATGTTCGGCGTCGAAGGGATATAACAATTCCGATATATAGGAATTAAAACAGGCGCTGTTGTAAACAATCTTCTAACCAAACCCAAAGCTTCATTTGGATTCGAAGGTTTAGTACCCCAAGACGGAGACCAAAAGTTATGCAACGTAATGTTCTTTGATAAAGACAATAAAGGAAGACTGAGGAGAACGTTGAGTTGCTGAGGTGATGATGATCGCCAATTTGGGAACGAAGGGTCGATGGGGAGACCTTCTTGAAGTATGGAACGGAGGTCGGGTGGGAAAGTGAAGTGAAAAGCCGATTCGATGGAGGTGAATTCGTGGTCGGTTAAACCAGGCAGGATGGGGATGTCGAGGGTTTGAAGATGGTGGATAAGGGTTTTGGAATATGCAGCGAAAGAGAAACAAGCGAGCTTTGATCTTGGCGGTGGAGCTTTGAGTAAAGGGTTTGGACGGTGGGTTTGGGCTGTCGTTGCTGTTGCTGTTGCTGTTGCAGCCATTGGAGATTCAGCTGAAGAAATTGAGAGCTTTTTTTTCTCCAATGGCAGCTGCTTGTAGGtttaaaaggagattcaagattGATAAATGGGAGCCGAAAGAAGAAGAGATTTGAGGAAGAAATATGTAAGAGTAATCGATGGAGGAGAACGGGGAAGCTCACATGGAAGCCTCTTCTTACGTTGACAATGTCGTTTCTTCGCTTATATGCATTTATACAGGGTTAATTCCATCTTACATCCTTAAACTACAACCAAAATTCTATATTGGTCCtcaattttaaaaacatttaaattgAGTTTCAAAGCATCAGTATCTTATtgatgcttaaaatatttaaaacacgtAGATTAAATTACAAACATGTGTAGACTTGCATAAACAACTTGGATACGACGtgttaaataaaaaagaaataatgtTCTTAACTTTTATTTCCGTGTCTGTTTTTTAACATGTCATTTTCAAGGTGTACATATAATAGATACATGCATATTTACAATTTGATCGTTATGTTCAAAATATACTCCATATCATACTGAAACTAATATTTAACGTCTAAACTGACAAAAGAACATATTTGATATAATACTGATACTTTAAGGATTCAATTAGAACATGTATGGATATCTTAGACCTGATGTGTTAAGAAGAAGAAATAGTGctcctaaatttatttttattggcATTGTATTTTTTTAGCGCGATAGATCCAGATTATCCATATAATAAGTATACATATATTTACAAATTGATACGTATGCACGGGAGCTGCTCTAAGTGTTCCAGTCGGCGGAGTGACCCTAGGACGAATTTTTAACGTGCTTGGGAGCAGTTGATAATTTAGGTCCTGAGATACTGCACAACATCCCTATTCATAAATCCGCACCCACTTTCATACAATTAGATACAAAATTATCTATTTTTGAAATAGGAATTAAAGTAGTCGATCTTTTAGCTCCTTATCGTCGTGGAGGAAAAATCGGACTATTTGGGGGGGCTGGACAGCTACGAAAAACACCATCGGATTTCAAAGTAGCACGATCTAATTCAAAAATTTCACCCAATTGAGCACGTCTAGCATATTTTTTCACAGTAGCAGGATCGCTATAACTCACTCCATTGAGTTCGCTGCCATAGAACTCAACAGTTACACCTACTTGTTCGACACTATACTTTAATTCTGCCCTTCTAAAAGGGACATCCTCTCTACATATATTTACAAATTGATACGTATGCTTTGAATATATTCCACATCAAATCAAAGCTAGTATTTAACATCTAAATTGATAAAAGGATATACTTGTTATAATATTTGATACTTTGAAGATTCAATCAGAACATTTTAAAGTTTTAGGACCAATTTAAATTTAGGTAATAACTTGAGGATGTTTAGTGAAATTAACGCTATATACAGAATATATGAAATCACTATCATGAGCCTGCAATGTATTTGTTTGCATCCGCTTCCTTGTTATTTACTTCAATAAAAGGGTAAAGCAAGGCTGGAATTGTGAAGTTTCTCCAAATCCATCACCCTATTCCTTCATTTAGGATAATATTTTTGGCACCTCCACCCAACAAGAAAATCTAAAAGAAGGCATTTACACACTATTTTGCTCATCTTACTTCAACAAATCAATGAGTCCAAACCATTGTTTGTCAAtgagatataaattaaattagaGTTTACGAGTAAAATcacaaatataaataatacacgtaggattaattttaattaaaattaatttaatataaaatagttaaattttagttCGATTGGCATAGGTATTATTGTTAATAAAAAAAGAGCGTGAGTTTAAGTGCGCTGAAgcacattatcctcttattttatgggttgaacaaaatctataataaaattattaaaaaaatagactTGAGTTTAATTTTTTCAACCTCGACCCAACTTGTTtcattgttaaaaataaaaatatatataataattttatattaatatatatatttattattaaatttaaataaaaatatttttattattttcaaacaATGGGTTATTTAGGAACCCAATTTAAATCCGACTCATTAACACCTTTAAACATACTCAAAGCATTATTGGCATAAACCACAGcattttaagtttaaaatttttggtacaattgaaattatttaaaaatattagtttAGACAAATAACTGTTGGATGTAATGGTAGGACATGTTGCATTCTTAAGAAGAGAACATAGGTTTGAACCTTGAAAACGACATTATTGAAAGAGTCAATCATGAACCTTAAACATAgacaataaatataaaaatattttgattcacatataacaaattaactacAAACTAGAGAGGCGATTTTGAGACCTTAGCTACTTTTAGTTCCTTCaagttatttaaaaataaaaaattatattttgattcaaaaatttataatttaattctttctttcaatataattttttaatttacccTTTGAGTGTAGGCTTAACTATCTTTCAACAATCTTTGATATCTAATGATCTAAAAAATACATTGTTAAAATTAATATCGATAATGGTAATATAGAACGATTGCAAagcaataagaaaagaaaaataaaacacacaTATTTTACGTGGAAATCTCTTTCGAGAAAATTTCGAGAAAAATCACTagcagagaagaagaaaattcactaatgttgaaaatcAAATGATACAAAATGAATTTTAACTGCATTTATTTAAATGTTGAAAAACCCTATTCTAATAAATGTCAAATAGAAGAAGTATAGTTCTATACGGTTTCTACTTATGCAATATAGTCCATACATAGATCTTCTTATTTTgccactatattttatttttttaataataattgaGTCACACAACTTTAAGATACATATTAGATTAAATTGCAATGAATGATAGgagaatttattttaaaaataaaaatagaattaaaagatTAATGTGAAGCATATGATTGATTTTGAGACAGTGAAATGGAAACCAGCTTATTTATGATAGTTACTTAAAGCtataaatgatattttttttaaattttccaatCAAATTATCAAGTAAATTGACTATGATTACTCACAAATGACACAAatttcttcttcatcacctaaaacaaaattttaatagcCCACCTAGCCATAAAGAAAGAGACCAGAAATGGTCTCATCACAACATGACATACTTTTCCATTCATTTTCAACATCTATTAAAGTGATCCAATTAAATAATATTGTAGGCAAAATCAGTTtaaaaagttaaataaaaaaaaaagagagagaggaaAGCAAAGTTCATGAAAATCTTGAATCTTTTTCCTTTGCTTTGATTATTATGATTCCGAAGGACCCACAATTTCGTACTTAAAATGTTTGAAGAGTGAAGACAAAATTGGCAATGGGGATTCTGGAATTGAAGAAAACATCACCATATGGCATGAAATTTTTTAggctaaatattaaaaaaatgggGATTTGTTAAAGGAGGGGTTGATATTTATACATTCTGGTTGCACAACATTGGAATCCAATGATTTTTCCCTTCTTTAAACTTATGAAGGATTCGGTAAAACGTAGCACTCACTTTTGAAGGACTAATGAAGAATGAAGTGAGTTTCAGCTCCTTTTAAGCGAGTTTGAAGAATTTAGCGAAATAGGTGGACTTTGAAGAGAGAAAACGTGAATGTGTCATATACTAagcatttttttacttttttttatacaTTAGTTCATTTAGTTAGATGGTTAAATGTTAATGATTTTGTCTTTGAGTCTCGGGTTTGATTCCTCTAGTTAGATGGTTAAATAATAGTGATTTTATCCTTGAGCCCCAAGTTCAAATTTTCTTCTaagcatatttttatttcatgctatttcaagctttttttaatttttaattaatgttttaattaataaatatattatttttatttttatttttaattcatcttttaattaataactcttttatttataaaatcaaatcattattgtaaattatataataacaatatatatatttataaaattaatatttattattatgttaatgttataaaataaagagatacGGAGAGAAtaaataacaaagaaaatatgaaagcaataaagaatgtactttattgatcaaaggGATGATTTACAATGCTTCATTAGAGTctttatttataggcataagaagtataaaagaagtagatatctaattctaataactattagaatttaatatCTTGATAATAATGGACATctactt contains the following coding sequences:
- the LOC108467989 gene encoding cytochrome c oxidase subunit 6a, mitochondrial-like produces the protein MAMASVRSGLLRAALRGGSRPTAPPKRGFASSSHHDDAYETAKWEKITYLGVATCTVLAIYNLSKGHPHHEEPPAYPYLHIRNKEFPWGPDGLFERKEHH
- the LOC108469096 gene encoding uncharacterized protein LOC108469096, translating into MAATATATATTAQTHRPNPLLKAPPPRSKLACFSFAAYSKTLIHHLQTLDIPILPGLTDHEFTSIESAFHFTFPPDLRSILQEGLPIDPSFPNWRSSSPQQLNVLLSLPLLSLSKNITLHNFWSPSWGTKPSNPNEALGLVRRLFTTAPVLIPIYRNCYIPSTPNMAGNPVFYVDGEEVRILSFDVNRFFQEVEFLRRGGVFKPFMRKRRNGVDNKVPAWAATAARRIEFWTDVAEKGRRVVARGVTTGWWWRKEEEEFRLGGCLEEVFWRLRDGGWREEEVKDMMMMDGCDQTQIKPKIGTRPLIDGDDAAWHTRVLSVVLLRAGWSREDVLYSLDLDDIDGDEGLYLELQSPSSCCIDEG